The following are encoded together in the Thermodesulfatator atlanticus DSM 21156 genome:
- the rplQ gene encoding 50S ribosomal protein L17, which yields MRHRKKSRRLVGSWEHRKALLRNLLVALFINERIQTTEAKAKELRRLADKMITLAKRGDLAARRQALSILPNKAVVRKLFGEIKDRYAYRQSGFTRIVRIGPRRGDAAMMVIIELVTDKLEHKPSKKEVIKTEEKPVATEKTEETAKEEAAPKAEEQEEISAAEQTAEKSEEETQPEAKTEEKPEAEEKPEEKEVSEEPQASQEVAEEATQEKTEEKAEASQEEKPSSEEKKE from the coding sequence ATGAGGCACAGAAAGAAGAGCAGACGCTTGGTTGGTTCATGGGAGCATCGCAAGGCCCTTTTGCGTAATCTTTTGGTAGCGCTTTTTATAAACGAAAGAATCCAGACTACCGAGGCCAAGGCCAAGGAGTTGCGCCGGCTGGCAGACAAAATGATTACCTTGGCCAAACGAGGGGATCTGGCGGCAAGGCGCCAGGCGCTTTCTATTTTGCCAAATAAAGCCGTTGTCCGTAAGCTTTTTGGTGAGATAAAAGACCGTTATGCCTATCGTCAAAGTGGGTTTACCAGGATAGTACGTATTGGTCCGCGCCGTGGTGATGCCGCCATGATGGTCATTATCGAGTTGGTAACGGATAAGCTGGAACATAAGCCATCCAAAAAAGAAGTTATCAAGACCGAAGAAAAACCAGTTGCTACGGAGAAGACCGAGGAAACGGCCAAAGAAGAGGCAGCACCGAAAGCCGAAGAACAAGAAGAAATCTCGGCAGCAGAACAAACAGCTGAAAAATCCGAGGAAGAAACACAACCGGAAGCAAAAACCGAAGAAAAACCTGAAGCAGAAGAAAAACCTGAAGAAAAAGAAGTCTCCGAGGAGCCTCAAGCTTCTCAGGAAGTAGCCGAAGAAGCAACCCAGGAAAAGACCGAAGAAAAAGCTGAAGCCTCCCAAGAAGAAAAGCCCTCTTCAGAGGAAAAGAAAGAATAG